In one window of Lynx canadensis isolate LIC74 chromosome A3, mLynCan4.pri.v2, whole genome shotgun sequence DNA:
- the NAA20 gene encoding N-alpha-acetyltransferase 20 isoform X2 — MTTLRAFTCDDLFRFNNINLDPLTETYGIPFYLQYLAHWPEYFIVAEAPGGELMGYIMGKAEGSVAREEWHGHVTALSVAPEFRRLGLAAKLMELLEEISERKGGFFVDLFVRVSNQVAVNMYKQLGYSVYRTVIEYYSASNGEPDEDAYDMRKALSRDTEKKSIIPLPHPVRPEDIE; from the exons ATGACCACGCTCCGGGCTTTCACGTGCGATGACCTGTTCCGCTTCAACAACAT taaCTTGGATCCACTTACAGAAAct TATgggattcctttttatttacagTACCTCGCCCACTGGCCAGAGTATTTCATTGTTGCAGAGGCACCTGGTGGAGAGTTAATGGGTTATA TTATGGGTAAAGCAGAAGGCTCTGTAGCTAGGGAAGAATGGCATGGACATGTCACAGCTCTCTCTGTTGCCCCAGAATTTCGACGCCTTGGTTTGGCTGCAAAACTTATGGAATTATTAGAGGAGATTTCAGAACG aaagggTGGATTTTTTGTTGATCTCTTTGTAAGAGTATCTAACCAGGTTGCAGTCAACATGTACAAGCAGCTGGGCTACAGCGTATACAGGACAGTcatagagtattattcagccagcAATGGGGAGCCTGACGAGGACGCTTATG ATATGAGGAAAGCACTTTCCAGAGACACTGAGAAGAAATCCATCATACCATTACCTCATCCTGTGAGGCCTGAAGACATTGAATAA
- the NAA20 gene encoding N-alpha-acetyltransferase 20 isoform X4, whose amino-acid sequence MMAPTAAVPFLVRYLAHWPEYFIVAEAPGGELMGYIMGKAEGSVAREEWHGHVTALSVAPEFRRLGLAAKLMELLEEISERKGGFFVDLFVRVSNQVAVNMYKQLGYSVYRTVIEYYSASNGEPDEDAYDMRKALSRDTEKKSIIPLPHPVRPEDIE is encoded by the exons ATGATGGCACCGACCGCCGCCGTTCCTTTCTTGGTCCGG TACCTCGCCCACTGGCCAGAGTATTTCATTGTTGCAGAGGCACCTGGTGGAGAGTTAATGGGTTATA TTATGGGTAAAGCAGAAGGCTCTGTAGCTAGGGAAGAATGGCATGGACATGTCACAGCTCTCTCTGTTGCCCCAGAATTTCGACGCCTTGGTTTGGCTGCAAAACTTATGGAATTATTAGAGGAGATTTCAGAACG aaagggTGGATTTTTTGTTGATCTCTTTGTAAGAGTATCTAACCAGGTTGCAGTCAACATGTACAAGCAGCTGGGCTACAGCGTATACAGGACAGTcatagagtattattcagccagcAATGGGGAGCCTGACGAGGACGCTTATG ATATGAGGAAAGCACTTTCCAGAGACACTGAGAAGAAATCCATCATACCATTACCTCATCCTGTGAGGCCTGAAGACATTGAATAA
- the NAA20 gene encoding N-alpha-acetyltransferase 20 isoform X5 has protein sequence MMAPTAAVPFLYLAHWPEYFIVAEAPGGELMGYIMGKAEGSVAREEWHGHVTALSVAPEFRRLGLAAKLMELLEEISERKGGFFVDLFVRVSNQVAVNMYKQLGYSVYRTVIEYYSASNGEPDEDAYDMRKALSRDTEKKSIIPLPHPVRPEDIE, from the exons ATGATGGCACCGACCGCCGCCGTTCCTTTCTTG TACCTCGCCCACTGGCCAGAGTATTTCATTGTTGCAGAGGCACCTGGTGGAGAGTTAATGGGTTATA TTATGGGTAAAGCAGAAGGCTCTGTAGCTAGGGAAGAATGGCATGGACATGTCACAGCTCTCTCTGTTGCCCCAGAATTTCGACGCCTTGGTTTGGCTGCAAAACTTATGGAATTATTAGAGGAGATTTCAGAACG aaagggTGGATTTTTTGTTGATCTCTTTGTAAGAGTATCTAACCAGGTTGCAGTCAACATGTACAAGCAGCTGGGCTACAGCGTATACAGGACAGTcatagagtattattcagccagcAATGGGGAGCCTGACGAGGACGCTTATG ATATGAGGAAAGCACTTTCCAGAGACACTGAGAAGAAATCCATCATACCATTACCTCATCCTGTGAGGCCTGAAGACATTGAATAA
- the NAA20 gene encoding N-alpha-acetyltransferase 20 isoform X3 — protein sequence MTTLRAFTCDDLFRFNNIGQHRGARRGGRCEYLAHWPEYFIVAEAPGGELMGYIMGKAEGSVAREEWHGHVTALSVAPEFRRLGLAAKLMELLEEISERKGGFFVDLFVRVSNQVAVNMYKQLGYSVYRTVIEYYSASNGEPDEDAYDMRKALSRDTEKKSIIPLPHPVRPEDIE from the exons ATGACCACGCTCCGGGCTTTCACGTGCGATGACCTGTTCCGCTTCAACAACAT CGGACAGCACCGAGGCGCCCGCCGCGGAGGTCGTTGCGAG TACCTCGCCCACTGGCCAGAGTATTTCATTGTTGCAGAGGCACCTGGTGGAGAGTTAATGGGTTATA TTATGGGTAAAGCAGAAGGCTCTGTAGCTAGGGAAGAATGGCATGGACATGTCACAGCTCTCTCTGTTGCCCCAGAATTTCGACGCCTTGGTTTGGCTGCAAAACTTATGGAATTATTAGAGGAGATTTCAGAACG aaagggTGGATTTTTTGTTGATCTCTTTGTAAGAGTATCTAACCAGGTTGCAGTCAACATGTACAAGCAGCTGGGCTACAGCGTATACAGGACAGTcatagagtattattcagccagcAATGGGGAGCCTGACGAGGACGCTTATG ATATGAGGAAAGCACTTTCCAGAGACACTGAGAAGAAATCCATCATACCATTACCTCATCCTGTGAGGCCTGAAGACATTGAATAA
- the NAA20 gene encoding N-alpha-acetyltransferase 20 isoform X1, giving the protein MTCSASTTSDSTEAPAAEVVASNLDPLTETYGIPFYLQYLAHWPEYFIVAEAPGGELMGYIMGKAEGSVAREEWHGHVTALSVAPEFRRLGLAAKLMELLEEISERKGGFFVDLFVRVSNQVAVNMYKQLGYSVYRTVIEYYSASNGEPDEDAYDMRKALSRDTEKKSIIPLPHPVRPEDIE; this is encoded by the exons ATGACCTGTTCCGCTTCAACAACAT CGGACAGCACCGAGGCGCCCGCCGCGGAGGTCGTTGCGAG taaCTTGGATCCACTTACAGAAAct TATgggattcctttttatttacagTACCTCGCCCACTGGCCAGAGTATTTCATTGTTGCAGAGGCACCTGGTGGAGAGTTAATGGGTTATA TTATGGGTAAAGCAGAAGGCTCTGTAGCTAGGGAAGAATGGCATGGACATGTCACAGCTCTCTCTGTTGCCCCAGAATTTCGACGCCTTGGTTTGGCTGCAAAACTTATGGAATTATTAGAGGAGATTTCAGAACG aaagggTGGATTTTTTGTTGATCTCTTTGTAAGAGTATCTAACCAGGTTGCAGTCAACATGTACAAGCAGCTGGGCTACAGCGTATACAGGACAGTcatagagtattattcagccagcAATGGGGAGCCTGACGAGGACGCTTATG ATATGAGGAAAGCACTTTCCAGAGACACTGAGAAGAAATCCATCATACCATTACCTCATCCTGTGAGGCCTGAAGACATTGAATAA
- the NAA20 gene encoding N-alpha-acetyltransferase 20 isoform X6, which yields MTTLRAFTCDDLFRFNNINLDPLTETYGIPFYLQYLAHWPEYFIVAEAPGGELMGYIMGKAEGSVAREEWHGHVTALSVAPEFRRLGLAAKLMELLEEISERYEESTFQRH from the exons ATGACCACGCTCCGGGCTTTCACGTGCGATGACCTGTTCCGCTTCAACAACAT taaCTTGGATCCACTTACAGAAAct TATgggattcctttttatttacagTACCTCGCCCACTGGCCAGAGTATTTCATTGTTGCAGAGGCACCTGGTGGAGAGTTAATGGGTTATA TTATGGGTAAAGCAGAAGGCTCTGTAGCTAGGGAAGAATGGCATGGACATGTCACAGCTCTCTCTGTTGCCCCAGAATTTCGACGCCTTGGTTTGGCTGCAAAACTTATGGAATTATTAGAGGAGATTTCAGAACG ATATGAGGAAAGCACTTTCCAGAGACACTGA